The sequence TGCAACATGGCGAAAACAATAGAAAAATTTATCGGCCGCCCTCAAGTAGCGAAGCGATAGGGCGAAATAAATTGCAATCCCTGGCGTCGTTTTTCAACAAAGTAATAATCATTCGCCAGCGAATCTGTCATTTTACCAACCAGCCGCGCTCAAGTAACGAAGTGATAGCGCAAATATATTAGGCGATGTCGGTTGAGAGCGGGCAAAGTTGACGCCAAGGATTGCAATTTATTCGCGCTATCGCTTCGCTACTTGAGCGCGGCCGATAATCGTTGCGAATGGTTTGCGCTATTGCTGAACGCAATATCGCTCGCAACGATTTCGAGAATGACGGATAGAGAGAGGTGAGATGTCTAAGAAAAAAACATCTGTGATAATAGAGCAATTTCGCCATCAACAAATTTCGGAGAAATTTTTTGATAATTTATATTGTATAGACGCAAGTGAGGCCGCTCCCGCCTGAAATTTGCTTTGGCTTTGCCAAAGCAAACAACATAAAAAACATCGGCTATCAACAAATCGCAGGGCGATTTTTTGATAATTTATATTGTAAAAAGGCGGTTGGAAAACCCAACCGCCTTTTATTTTTTATTGACGTTCGATAAACATCAATATAAGTGGTTATTTTTTATTCCTAACCAACTTCGCCCATAGCAAGGGAATAAACCCAAGCAAGATAGCACCAATGCCGACAAAGACCACAAGGTTAATCCCCCACACAAGGATGGCAGGATTTTCCGGGTCGGGTTCGGCAAATTGCGTGTCGTAGGCAGTGTAAAGACCGACAAACACCATATAAAGCGCGGCCAGGCCCGGGAACACAATATGTGTCATGCCGTCCCATATGCCGTCTTTAAATTTGTTGCGGTAATACCAAGCGCAAGCAAGGCCAGCCATGCTGAGGTAAAAGCAAATTTGAAAGCCTATCGCAGTGATGGAGGCCTCCAAGATGCTACTGACCGATGGCATGAAGGACGATGCAAATATCAGCACCAGGCCAATTGCCCAAATGCTGAGGTTGGCGAAATACGGCGTTTCCCATTTGGGGTGCACCGCGGCATAGCGTTTGTGGAACAAATTGTCGCGCGCCATGGCAAACATACTACGTGTATATTGCAACATGGTGGTTTCAATCGTGCCAACTGTCGACAACATGGTCGCAATGACCGCGATGTAACCCCATGGTTCGGGGAACAGCTTATTGCCAACCGCCAACAACACGTTGGCGCCGCCTGCTTGGATCTCCTCATCGCTCAACACAATCAAAATGACAATCATCAAAATGATATAGATGAGAATAAGGTTAACCATTGACCAAAAGGCACCCTTGGAAGCCGGATGTGGCCGGCCCGCCTTGGTTTCTTCGCTCAGGTTCAGGGTAACATCCCAGCCCCAATAGAAGAAGATAGCGCCCAAGGCACCCTTTGTAAATGTTTCCCACGTGAAGGCGAAGGGTGATAGCCATGAGAATGACGGCGCATGCAGTGGCTTACCCCAATATTGATAAAAAGCACCAATTATCAAGGCGACAACGATGATGATTTCCAATATGCTGAAGGTTACCTGCGCGACCGAGGCATGGCGAATACCGCGTGTTACCACGGCGGTTACCAGCGTCAACCACAGGCCAGCAACCACAGCGACCCAGGTGGTGCTGTCCACCAAGCTAGGGGCAATCAACGCCAAGGTTGATGTTGCCGCCGGTATGGTGGCCGACACCATGAATATTAATGAAGCCACCACCAAAGACCAACCGGAGAAAAACCCCCAGGTTTTGCCAAAGATTTTACCCGCCCAGGCGTAGGTTGCGCCAGCGTTAGCGTCCATTTTGTTTAGATGTATGAAGGCATACATCAGGCCAAACATCACCAGCCCGCAGTAAAATAAACTGCCGACCGATAACACGCCCACCGCGGCCACAATCGCGGCGGCCGTGGCCCCCAAGCTGT comes from Hydrotalea sp. and encodes:
- a CDS encoding APC family permease, translated to MAKNKLATGVLGTFESVIMGIAGTAPAYSLGATAAAIVAAVGVLSVGSLFYCGLVMFGLMYAFIHLNKMDANAGATYAWAGKIFGKTWGFFSGWSLVVASLIFMVSATIPAATSTLALIAPSLVDSTTWVAVVAGLWLTLVTAVVTRGIRHASVAQVTFSILEIIIVVALIIGAFYQYWGKPLHAPSFSWLSPFAFTWETFTKGALGAIFFYWGWDVTLNLSEETKAGRPHPASKGAFWSMVNLILIYIILMIVILIVLSDEEIQAGGANVLLAVGNKLFPEPWGYIAVIATMLSTVGTIETTMLQYTRSMFAMARDNLFHKRYAAVHPKWETPYFANLSIWAIGLVLIFASSFMPSVSSILEASITAIGFQICFYLSMAGLACAWYYRNKFKDGIWDGMTHIVFPGLAALYMVFVGLYTAYDTQFAEPDPENPAILVWGINLVVFVGIGAILLGFIPLLWAKLVRNKK